In Ascaphus truei isolate aAscTru1 chromosome 7, aAscTru1.hap1, whole genome shotgun sequence, one genomic interval encodes:
- the MARK4 gene encoding LOW QUALITY PROTEIN: MAP/microtubule affinity-regulating kinase 4 (The sequence of the model RefSeq protein was modified relative to this genomic sequence to represent the inferred CDS: inserted 2 bases in 2 codons; substituted 2 bases at 2 genomic stop codons) produces MSRVSTVSERISDTVRGLAPGPGSTRSDKGPTSSSWTPRPTGARSRSSAPEEPHVGNYRLLRTIGKGNFAKVKLARHVLTGREVAIKIIDKTQLNPSSLQKLFREVRIMKGLNHPEIVKLFEVIETEKTLYLIMEYASGGEVFDYLVSHGRMKEKEARAKFRQIVSAVHYCHLKNIVHRDLKAENLLLDADANIKIADFGFSNEFTPGGKLDTFCGSPPYAAPELFXGKKYNGPEVDIWSLGVILYTLVSGSLPSMGRTXRXLRERVLRGKYRVPFYMSTDCESVLRRFLVLNPSKRCTLEQIMTDXWINIGYESDDLKPYREPEEDHTDSKRIEVMLDMGYSREEIKDALSSNKYNDVMATYMLLGRKPEIEGGDARTDSTLSLSRSRVTSDVTNGATKSSGHSKNQRGYQRQRRHSDFCGPAPAPSQPKRSPPGGAEEGAVGERLAPRRGSGTVAGSSASRGPPLPSSPMVSHAHNPNKAEIPEQRKEAPPTTMNTPPGVMGRRNTYVCTDRHGSERHSLLHNGKENSSTHTRPPAPSPSTQSIAERSCLSRGSNARSTFHGGQVRDRRGQNPPPSSPTHPHEGLNQSRTRATSNLFSKLTSKLTRRVALDPSKRQTSHRCVSGVSLPQDSKIRSQTNLRESGDLRSQVAIYLGIKRRPSPACSDLPGM; encoded by the exons CCTGGCTCCACCCGCTCTGACAAAGGCCCCACCTCCTCTTCCTGGACGCCCCGACCCACGGGAGCCAGGTCCCGTAGCTCCGCCCCCGAGGAGCCGCACGTCGGTAACTACAGACTTCTGAGAACCATTGGCAAGGGCAACTTTGCCAAGGTCAAACTGGCCAGACACGTACTGaccgggagagag GTGGCTATAAAGATCATTGACAAGACTCAGCTGAACCCCAGCAGCCTACAaaag CTATTCCGTGAGGTTCGAATAATGAAAGGACTGAATCATCCCGAAA tagTGAAGCTGTTTGAAGTGATAGAGACCGAGAAGACGCTCTATCTCATCATGGAATATGCCAGTGGAG GTGAGGTGTTTGATTACTTGGTGTCTCACGGTCGTATGAAAGAGAAAGAGGCTCGTGCCAAATTCCGTCAG ATTGTCTCTGCTGTCCATTACTGTCACCTGAAGAACATCGTCCATCGAGACCTCAAG gCAGAGAACCTCCTTCTTGACGCTGATGCCAACATTAAGATCGCCGACTTCGGCTTCAGCAACGAGTTTACCCCGGGGGGCAAGTTGGACACATTCTGCGGGAGCCCCCCGTACGCGGCCCCAGAGCTCT CAGGCAAAAAGTATAACGGCCCCGAGGTGGATATCTGGAGCCTGGGGGTTATTTTATACACACTTGTGAGCGGCTCACTGCCTTCGATGGGCAGAACCTGAAGGTGA cTGAGAGAGCGTGTGCTACGTGGTAAATACCGAGTCCCGTTTTATATGAGCACAGACTGCGAGAGCGTCCTGCGACGATTCCTCGTGCTGAACCCCAGCAAACGCTGCACTCTTGAA caaATAATGACTG AGTGGATAAACATTGGCTACGAAAGCGACGATCTGAAGCCATATCGAGAACCGGAGGAAGATCATACTGACTCTAAACGCATCG aGGTCATGTTAGATATGGGTTACTCTCGCGAGGAGATTAAAGACGCTCTCAGCTCAAACAAGTATAATGATGTGATGGCCACTTATATGCTGCTCGGAAGGAAGCCTGAG ATTGAAGGAGGGGATGCTCGCACAGAcagcactctctcgctctctcggtCCCGCGTCACCTCAGATGTCACCAACGGTGCCACCAAATCATCAGGTCACAGCAAAAACCAACGGGGATATCAGAGGCAGCGGAGACATAGTGATTTCT GTGGTCCggccccagccccctcccagcccAAACGCAGCCCCCCaggtggggcggaggagggggcaGTTGGTGAACGTCTTGCCCCCAGGAGGGGCAGCGGCACCGtggcagggagcagtgcttcccgggggcccccccttccctccagccCCATGGTAAGCCACGCCCACAACCCTAACAAGGCAGAGATCCCGGAGCAGCGCAAGGAGGCCCCGCCCACCACG aTGAACACACCTCCAGGAGTCATGGGACGCAGGAACACGTATGTTTGCACAGATCGCCATGGGTCGGAGCGTCACTCTCTACTCCACAATGGCAAAGAGAACAG ctctacACACACTCGCCCTcccgccccttccccctccacgcagagcatcgcagagaGGAGCTGCCTCTCCCGTGGGTCCAACGCTCGCAGCACCTTCCACGGAGGACAAGTGAGGGATCGGCGGGGACAGAATCCCCCACCtagctcccccacccacccccacgaGGGGCTGAACCAGAGCCGGACCCGGGCAACGTCCAACCTGTTCAGCAAACTCACCTCTAAACTGACCCGCAG ggTCGCTCTCGACCCCTCTAAGAGACAGACGTCTCATCGCTGTGTGTCTGGAGTGTCTCTCCCTCAGGACAGCAAGATCA GGTCACAAACGAACCTGAGAGAGTCTGGAGACCTGAGGTCACAGG TAGCTATATACCTGGGTATAAAGCGTCGGCCGAGTCCAGCCTGCTCAGACCTCCCTGGAATGTGA